Proteins from one Salvelinus sp. IW2-2015 linkage group LG32, ASM291031v2, whole genome shotgun sequence genomic window:
- the fam131aa gene encoding protein FAM131A, whose protein sequence is MIPKSRKSSDTRKAVSIQEIAALARSSLNGISQAMKDHVTKPTSLQGGRVAHLIEWKGWPKPTDSPTDPLHTHFNSYCHLTEGEQEARFAAGVAEQFAIAEAKLKAWASVDDDEEEADKEFLQNNRNTLTLSTRSDTAMSNHXPRVSFQAEIGSVKVPPXISSTIPVGSSSNSLHCDKPTSQNDPAPQQNDRPILESDRASPFHREGELVDGEDQPVPQLETGGGVCIVHKPDLMPRVRSSRFDSCYSTSHSESLGEEEAEEEDEEGSVFQEGRVWHSCQSQRSFFSDRGSSGVASFDEEE, encoded by the exons ATGATCCCCAAGTCAAGAAAATCTTCAGACACAAGAAAGGCAGTCAGCATCCAGGAGATTGCTGCTCTGGCCAGATCCTCTTTAAATG gcataTCCCAGGCGATGAAGGACCAYGTGACCAAGCCCACGTCCCTGCAGGGTGGCAGGGTYGCCCACCTCATAGAGTGGAAGGGTTGGCCCAAACCCACAGACTCCCCCACGGACCCCCTCCACACACATTTCAACTCCTACTGCCACCTCACTGAGGGAGAACAGGAGGCGCGCTTCGCTGCAG GAGTGGCAGAGCAGTTTGCTATCGCTGAGGCAAAGCTGAAAGCCTGGGCTTCTGtggatgatgatgaggaagaaGCTGACAAAGAGTTCCTCCAGaacaacagaaacacactcacactctctacCCGCTCAG ACACCGCAATGTCCAATCACRAGCCCCGAGTGTCATTCCAGGCTGAGATTGGCAGCGTTAAAGTTCCACCCTYTATCAGCTCAACCATTCCCGTTGGCTCTAGCAGCAACAGCCTGCACTGTGATAAGCCCACATCTCAGAATGACCCAGCTCCACAGCAAAATGACCGGCCTATTCTAGAGAGTGACCGGGCTAGCCCATTCCACAGAGAGGGGGAACTAGTGGATGGTGAGGATCAGCCTGTACCACAGCTAGAGACCGGTGGGGGTGTCTGTATCGTCCACAAGCCTGACTTGATGCCGAGGGTCAGAAGCAGTAGGTTTGACTCCTGCTATTCAACCTCTCACTCTGAGTCTCTTGGAGAGGAGGAAGCGGAAGAGGAAGACGAAGAAGGGAGTGTGTTTCAGGAAGGTAGAGTGTGGCACTCCTGCCAGAGCCAGAGAAGCTTCTTCTCCGACAGAGGCTCGTCGGGAGTGGCGTCATTCGATGAGGAAGAgtag